TAGTATGGACACTTGGCATGTACATTTCCTTTAGAGGTAGCTATGAAAACTATAGTACGTCTTGTCTACTTATCCCCGATATTTTGGGAATTATTAAAAAGTTACTCCTAAATAGTTTTAATGGAGGTCATCTTTTAGCTTCGTAAGACTGCTAAATTCATAAATATGGGAGCAAACCTGTTCAACTTGGTCTGTGGTCATAGTTGGAAACAGTGGTAGTGTTATAACACTTTGGGCAAACAAGCGGCTTTGTTCTAAGTCATGACTTGTCAAATGTCTAAACGCTGTAAAGTCTGCTAAGCAGGGGTAGTGAAAGCTTGTTTGAATGCCTGCTTGCTTTAAAGCTTTGACTACATGAGTGCGAGTTTCCCTATCTGGTGCTACAAGTGCCATTAAGTGATGAGCGGAGTCACCAAGATAGTCCCAAAAGGGAACAGTCCAACCTGATAGCGGGGTCAGATGCTTTTGATAAGCTAATACAATTTGCTGGCGTCGGGAGTTATTGCGCTTCAGTTTTCTAAGCTGAACTCTACCCAATGCAGCTCGCAACTCATCAAGTCGATAGTTATACCCGTGTAGGATTACATCATAAGAGCTTGCATGACCTTTGTGACGCTCCCAAGAGAGAGTCGTCATTCCATGGGAGCGAAGCAGACGCAGACGTTCAGCTAAATTATCCCGATTGGTAGTGACTAAACCGCCTTCTCCAGTTGCTAAGTTTTTATTGCTAAAGAATGAAAAGCAGGCAATATCACCCAGCGTGCCTACCATGTTCCCATGGGGCTCTCTTGCTTGGGAGTCAAGGTAACGTGCTCCTACAGCATGACAGGCATCTTCAATCAATACCAAACCATATTGCTGACAAATTGTTTGAATTTCTGCCATGCGACAAGGGTAACCACCATAGTGCATAACTACAACAGCTTTTGTACGAGGCGAGATGCAACGTTCAATATCTGCTGGATCTATTGTAGGTTCATTCAGACCAATAATATCGGCAAACACTGGTTTCACGCCTATTGCTACAGCCATGTTGGCTGCTGCTACAAAATTAATTGCGGGTTGAATAATCTCATCCCCAGGCTCTAACCCCAGTGCCAGATAGGACAAGTGCAAAGCTGCTGTTCCATTAGCTACAGCGATCGCATGCTTTACTCCCAAAAATTCTGCAAACTCCTGTTCAAAAGCCTGAACTTCTGGCCCCATAGAAAGCCACTTACTTTGCAGCACTCTTTGAACAGCCATGGTTTCTTCAGAACCATAATCCAAATCGCTAAGAGGAATGTGCCAATTAGACAAGGTCAAACTCCTCCCTTTTTTCGGAAAAGATTTCCTGGGCTTTGGCGTAGTCATCCGGTCTACCAATATCTAACCAGAGGCAATCGGTCGGATACGCACAAATTCGCTCCCCTTTTGCCAAAAGTCGCAA
This portion of the Brasilonema sennae CENA114 genome encodes:
- a CDS encoding DegT/DnrJ/EryC1/StrS family aminotransferase yields the protein MSNWHIPLSDLDYGSEETMAVQRVLQSKWLSMGPEVQAFEQEFAEFLGVKHAIAVANGTAALHLSYLALGLEPGDEIIQPAINFVAAANMAVAIGVKPVFADIIGLNEPTIDPADIERCISPRTKAVVVMHYGGYPCRMAEIQTICQQYGLVLIEDACHAVGARYLDSQAREPHGNMVGTLGDIACFSFFSNKNLATGEGGLVTTNRDNLAERLRLLRSHGMTTLSWERHKGHASSYDVILHGYNYRLDELRAALGRVQLRKLKRNNSRRQQIVLAYQKHLTPLSGWTVPFWDYLGDSAHHLMALVAPDRETRTHVVKALKQAGIQTSFHYPCLADFTAFRHLTSHDLEQSRLFAQSVITLPLFPTMTTDQVEQVCSHIYEFSSLTKLKDDLH